A genome region from Alphaproteobacteria bacterium includes the following:
- a CDS encoding 30S ribosomal protein S1, which yields MVDALNKLEGNPENNFPQLLREHFQTKATETSIVEGVVQEITSTHLIIDVGLKSEGFVDVKEVENDEEVKNIKVGDNIEVFLESYEGGDGRLKLSRHRVLQEKTWNEVKAKFENDDIIEGEINGRVKGGFTVAVGHITAFLPGSQIDVRPIKDMSSLTGHLEQFKILKMDDLRGNVVISRRAILEESHKKAVDKILSGIEEGQTLDGVVKNITNYGAFVDLGTIDGLIHIADISWSRITHPSEVLSLGQKIKVKVIKYDAVKRQVSLGLKQLEHDPWADISKSLDEGKKIPGKITNITDYGVFVELQKGIEGLVHLSEMTWSKSNLNPIKDVSSGQEVEVVILEIDRDKHRISLSIKRCATSPWSPFAETHKVGDVVKGKISSFAEYGFYVNLANEIDGLLHFSDLIWSGDAKKEAAKYKEGQEVEAKILELDTVKERLSLGIKQLEEDPFGSILTDIEKNDSITCTVAEVKNEGIEVSVAEGFNVFIKKSDLAKDRSDQRTDRFAVGERVDAKVVKFDKDSRRLTLSIRALEIQEEKDAIKEYGSTTSGASLGDILGNALDASAKEKDKS from the coding sequence ATGGTAGATGCATTAAACAAGCTAGAAGGCAATCCCGAAAATAATTTCCCTCAATTACTTAGAGAACATTTTCAAACAAAAGCAACAGAAACATCAATAGTAGAAGGAGTAGTTCAGGAAATAACTTCAACTCATTTAATCATAGATGTGGGACTTAAATCTGAAGGTTTCGTAGATGTGAAGGAAGTGGAAAATGACGAAGAAGTTAAAAATATTAAAGTCGGTGATAATATAGAAGTTTTTCTAGAGTCATATGAAGGTGGTGATGGAAGATTAAAGTTAAGCAGACATAGAGTTCTTCAAGAAAAAACTTGGAATGAAGTAAAAGCAAAATTCGAAAATGATGATATCATAGAAGGAGAAATAAATGGAAGAGTAAAAGGTGGTTTTACCGTAGCGGTGGGACATATCACAGCATTTTTACCTGGAAGTCAAATAGATGTAAGACCAATAAAAGATATGTCATCTTTAACTGGTCATCTAGAACAGTTTAAAATTCTTAAAATGGATGATTTAAGAGGTAATGTAGTTATATCTAGAAGAGCTATCTTAGAAGAAAGTCATAAAAAAGCCGTTGATAAAATATTATCTGGAATTGAGGAAGGACAAACTTTAGATGGTGTTGTAAAAAATATAACTAATTATGGTGCATTTGTCGATTTAGGAACAATTGATGGTTTAATTCATATAGCAGACATCTCATGGTCTAGAATTACACATCCTTCAGAAGTTTTATCTTTAGGGCAAAAAATCAAAGTTAAAGTTATTAAATATGATGCTGTTAAAAGACAAGTTTCACTTGGTTTAAAACAATTAGAGCATGATCCTTGGGCTGATATTTCTAAAAGTCTGGATGAAGGTAAAAAGATACCAGGTAAAATCACTAACATTACTGATTATGGTGTTTTTGTTGAATTGCAAAAGGGTATAGAAGGTTTAGTTCATTTGTCTGAAATGACTTGGTCTAAAAGCAACTTAAACCCAATCAAAGATGTTTCATCTGGTCAGGAAGTTGAAGTAGTTATTTTAGAAATTGATCGTGATAAACATCGTATATCATTAAGTATTAAAAGATGTGCGACAAGTCCATGGAGTCCGTTTGCTGAAACACATAAAGTGGGTGATGTAGTAAAAGGTAAGATCAGTAGTTTTGCAGAATATGGTTTTTATGTTAACTTAGCTAATGAAATAGATGGATTGCTTCATTTCTCAGATTTAATTTGGTCTGGAGATGCAAAAAAAGAAGCGGCCAAATATAAAGAAGGTCAGGAAGTTGAGGCTAAGATTCTAGAATTAGATACAGTTAAAGAAAGATTGAGCTTAGGAATCAAGCAGTTAGAAGAGGATCCATTTGGTTCTATACTTACTGATATAGAGAAAAATGATAGCATTACTTGTACTGTTGCAGAAGTTAAAAATGAAGGAATAGAAGTTTCAGTAGCTGAAGGTTTTAACGTCTTTATTAAGAAATCTGATTTAGCAAAAGACAGATCTGATCAAAGAACTGATCGTTTTGCAGTTGGCGAAAGGGTTGATGCTAAAGTGGTTAAATTTGACAAGGATTCAAGAAGGTTAACTTTATCTATTAGAGCTTTAGAAATTCAAGAAGAAAAAGATGCTATCAAAGAATATGGTTCTACAACTAGTGGTGCTAGTTTAGGAGATATTTTAGGTAATGCTCTTGATGCTTCAGCTAAGGAAAAAGATAAAAGTTAA
- a CDS encoding (d)CMP kinase, with protein MQEIITFDGTAGSGKGTIAKAIAKHYDLKYLDTGRLYRALASLIITNNCVDNFITKLESLTINITEDLLANPVLYNEDIGAFASIIAANASVRKALYNFQIEFINNHQGCVLDGRDTGSVIAPQAKFKFYVDADIEIRANRRYMQNKTYYDQNKIMIADLRLKMAQRDEQDKNREIAPLIIATGAEIIDNSEDDLVAIIKKVIDVIDFRSN; from the coding sequence ATGCAGGAAATTATAACTTTTGATGGCACAGCTGGTTCAGGCAAAGGTACTATAGCTAAAGCTATAGCCAAACATTATGATCTTAAATATTTGGATACAGGTAGGTTGTATAGAGCTTTAGCATCATTAATTATTACAAATAATTGTGTAGATAATTTTATTACTAAATTAGAAAGTTTAACAATAAATATTACCGAAGATTTGTTAGCTAACCCTGTGTTATATAATGAGGATATCGGAGCTTTTGCTTCTATTATAGCGGCAAATGCCTCAGTTAGAAAAGCTTTATATAATTTTCAAATTGAGTTTATTAATAATCATCAAGGTTGCGTTTTAGATGGCAGAGATACTGGTAGTGTAATAGCACCGCAAGCCAAATTCAAATTTTATGTGGATGCAGATATAGAGATAAGAGCAAACAGAAGATATATGCAAAATAAAACATATTATGATCAAAATAAGATAATGATTGCAGATTTGAGACTAAAAATGGCGCAAAGAGATGAGCAAGATAAAAATAGAGAAATAGCACCATTAATAATTGCAACAGGAGCTGAAATTATAGATAATAGTGAGGATGATTTGGTTGCTATAATTAAGAAAGTAATAGATGTAATTGACTTTAGAAGTAATTAA
- the sppA gene encoding signal peptide peptidase SppA gives MKRDDILDIIDRKLLLKKLTTWRLIAVFCLLFLIINLLFSNVIKLPSEPVIAQINIKGFIDDDDFRSKKLLEIADNKNIHALIVRIDSQGGSFVGGERLFNNLRKISENKPTVAILGNIAASAAYLTAIGTDYIIASQGTITGSVGVLLQTAELTDLASKLGIKPLLIKSNKYKAAPHFAEKITIEQKQYLQNIINESNEIFYGLVVNRRANLTEETKKEVKLGKIFIGKTAAQMNLIDELGDLESAKSWLKSKNINISKIVEINLEENNNSIKSLLKGFFVPNINNSLKLLAI, from the coding sequence ATGAAGCGAGATGATATTTTAGATATTATAGACAGAAAACTATTATTAAAGAAGCTAACGACATGGCGTTTAATAGCAGTTTTCTGTCTTTTATTTTTAATTATTAACTTGCTTTTTTCCAATGTAATAAAATTGCCATCGGAACCTGTTATTGCTCAAATAAACATAAAGGGTTTTATAGATGATGATGATTTTAGAAGTAAAAAATTGCTAGAAATAGCAGATAACAAAAATATTCATGCATTAATAGTCAGAATAGATAGTCAGGGAGGATCTTTTGTTGGTGGAGAGAGATTATTTAATAATTTAAGAAAAATTTCAGAAAACAAGCCAACTGTTGCAATATTAGGAAATATAGCAGCTAGTGCAGCATATTTAACCGCGATAGGAACAGATTACATAATAGCTAGTCAAGGAACCATTACTGGTTCAGTGGGGGTATTATTACAAACTGCTGAATTAACCGATTTAGCAAGTAAATTAGGTATTAAACCATTATTAATTAAATCTAATAAATATAAGGCGGCTCCACATTTTGCTGAAAAAATTACAATTGAGCAAAAGCAATATTTGCAAAATATTATTAATGAATCAAATGAAATATTTTACGGTTTAGTAGTAAATAGAAGAGCTAATTTAACAGAAGAAACAAAAAAAGAAGTTAAATTAGGTAAAATCTTTATTGGTAAAACAGCAGCTCAAATGAATCTAATTGATGAGTTAGGAGATTTAGAATCTGCTAAAAGCTGGCTTAAATCAAAAAATATTAATATCAGCAAAATAGTTGAGATTAACCTAGAAGAAAATAACAATTCAATTAAATCGTTGCTTAAAGGTTTTTTTGTACCTAATATTAATAATAGCTTAAAACTACTTGCTATATAA
- the aroA gene encoding 3-phosphoshikimate 1-carboxyvinyltransferase — MKFFQQKTPITGTIFASSDKSCSHRALILASQMVGVTKISNLLESEDVLATKNSLEKLGVKIEKKEAIYYVYGSGRSSLVSPEEVLDLGNSGTGVRLLMGLIATQPVQAVFTGDKSLSNRPMGRVLEPLNNFNFEAVARDNNFLPVHITGNSDAVAINYELKVASAQVKTAMLLAALNAHGESKVIEKEFTRDHTELMMQYLGLNLQVKESSSLKEITLNVEEDLPAKDINVNGDPSSAAFLVAAALLIEGSEILVKNIMINKYRIGFYEVLKMMGANITFENIREDSGEKIADIRAKYSKLKAVLVPAHFAASMIDEYPILAILAAKAEGTTRMVGLAELRVKESDRLIAIYNNLIKCGVEAEHGDDWLEVSFCNEVVATQTIETFHDHRIAMSFLILGLTAPDGVAVDDIKMINTSFPEFFSRLKELGVKID, encoded by the coding sequence ATGAAATTCTTTCAACAAAAAACACCAATAACTGGTACTATATTTGCTAGTAGTGACAAATCATGCTCGCACAGAGCTTTAATATTAGCATCACAAATGGTTGGTGTTACTAAGATTAGTAATTTATTAGAATCAGAAGATGTACTAGCTACTAAAAACTCATTAGAAAAACTAGGTGTAAAGATAGAAAAAAAGGAAGCAATATATTATGTGTATGGTTCTGGAAGATCTAGTTTAGTTTCACCAGAAGAAGTGCTAGATTTAGGAAATTCAGGAACAGGGGTTAGGTTGCTTATGGGTTTAATTGCAACCCAGCCAGTTCAAGCCGTGTTTACAGGTGATAAAAGCTTAAGTAATAGACCTATGGGCAGAGTTTTAGAGCCGCTAAATAATTTTAACTTTGAAGCGGTAGCAAGAGATAATAATTTTTTACCAGTACATATTACAGGTAATAGTGATGCGGTAGCAATTAATTATGAGCTAAAAGTGGCCTCAGCACAGGTTAAAACCGCTATGTTGTTAGCAGCCTTAAATGCGCATGGTGAAAGTAAAGTAATTGAAAAAGAGTTTACCAGAGATCACACAGAATTAATGATGCAATATTTAGGCTTAAATTTACAAGTTAAAGAGAGTTCAAGTTTAAAAGAAATTACTTTAAATGTTGAAGAGGATTTACCAGCCAAAGACATTAATGTAAATGGAGACCCTTCATCAGCAGCTTTTTTAGTTGCAGCTGCATTATTAATTGAAGGTTCTGAAATTTTAGTAAAAAACATTATGATAAATAAATATCGTATTGGTTTTTACGAAGTACTAAAAATGATGGGCGCAAATATAACTTTTGAAAATATAAGGGAAGATTCAGGAGAGAAAATAGCAGATATAAGAGCTAAATATTCTAAATTGAAGGCTGTTTTGGTGCCAGCTCATTTTGCAGCTTCAATGATAGATGAATATCCTATATTAGCAATTTTAGCAGCAAAAGCAGAAGGTACGACTAGAATGGTAGGTCTAGCCGAATTGAGAGTAAAAGAAAGTGATCGTTTAATAGCTATATATAATAATTTAATAAAATGTGGAGTAGAAGCAGAACATGGTGATGATTGGCTAGAAGTTAGTTTTTGTAATGAAGTTGTTGCCACGCAAACAATAGAAACTTTTCATGATCATCGAATTGCAATGTCATTTTTAATTCTTGGTTTGACAGCGCCAGATGGAGTTGCGGTAGATGACATTAAAATGATAAATACCAGTTTTCCGGAGTTTTTCTCTAGGTTAAAAGAATTAGGGGTAAAAATAGATTAA
- a CDS encoding cysteine--tRNA ligase encodes MVKRLKLYNSLTSRKEEFVPHNHENIRMYVCGPTIYSNPHLGNARSTVVYDLLYRLLKENYPKVTYVRNITDIDDKINAAAIERKISIQELTSEVREEFNSDMIELCNLQPDIEPSALDNIVDIIKLIELLVARKHAYVSNGHVYFSVKSYENYGKLSGRKIEDMLQGVRIDVAEDKESPEDFVLWKPAKETDDDSSKFNSPWGLGRPGWHIECSLMSTKYLGKDFDIHGGGADLKFPHHENEIAQSCAAFPDSKYAKYWVHNGFLTVNGEKMSKSLGNFITVKELLQQGVKGRCLRLILLSTHYRKPLDYNFKILEESRKIITRYDRILDDYEALNIAEHKLPDEFLLPLLDDLNISKSLAYLHDLSKEIYNDNAIEKIKDFKKIYNFLGLEKKVKEEIPLDILTLAKEIQTARAAKDYAKADEIRAKITALNYNINYTKSGEIEVEKK; translated from the coding sequence ATGGTTAAAAGGTTAAAATTATATAATAGCTTAACATCTAGGAAAGAGGAATTTGTTCCGCATAACCATGAAAATATAAGAATGTATGTTTGTGGTCCCACAATTTATTCTAATCCTCATTTAGGAAATGCAAGGTCAACAGTTGTATATGATTTGTTATATCGTTTGCTTAAAGAAAATTATCCTAAAGTTACTTATGTAAGAAATATTACGGACATAGATGATAAAATAAATGCAGCTGCCATAGAAAGGAAAATTTCTATTCAAGAATTAACTAGTGAAGTCAGAGAAGAGTTTAACTCAGATATGATAGAGCTGTGTAATTTACAGCCAGATATTGAGCCAAGCGCATTAGATAATATCGTAGATATAATTAAGTTAATAGAATTACTAGTTGCAAGAAAACATGCTTATGTAAGTAATGGTCATGTTTATTTCTCAGTAAAGTCATATGAAAATTATGGTAAATTATCTGGCAGAAAAATTGAAGATATGCTGCAAGGTGTTAGGATTGATGTAGCAGAAGATAAAGAATCTCCTGAGGATTTCGTACTCTGGAAGCCTGCTAAAGAAACAGATGATGATTCTTCCAAATTTAACAGTCCCTGGGGACTAGGAAGGCCCGGCTGGCATATAGAATGTTCTTTAATGAGTACTAAATATCTGGGTAAAGATTTTGATATACATGGCGGAGGAGCTGATTTGAAATTTCCACATCATGAAAATGAAATTGCACAAAGCTGTGCAGCATTTCCAGATTCCAAATATGCTAAATACTGGGTTCATAATGGTTTTTTGACCGTTAATGGTGAAAAAATGAGTAAATCTTTAGGGAACTTTATTACCGTAAAAGAACTGCTTCAGCAAGGGGTTAAAGGGAGATGTTTAAGATTGATTTTACTTTCTACGCATTATCGTAAACCTCTAGATTATAACTTTAAGATTTTAGAAGAATCTAGAAAAATAATAACTAGATATGATCGTATCTTAGATGATTATGAAGCTCTTAATATTGCAGAGCACAAATTACCAGATGAGTTTTTATTGCCATTATTAGATGATCTTAATATTTCAAAATCATTAGCTTATTTACATGATTTAAGTAAAGAAATTTATAATGATAACGCTATAGAAAAAATTAAAGATTTTAAAAAAATATATAATTTTCTTGGTTTAGAAAAAAAAGTTAAAGAGGAAATTCCCCTTGATATACTAACCTTAGCAAAAGAGATACAAACAGCTAGGGCTGCTAAAGATTACGCTAAAGCTGATGAGATTAGAGCTAAGATAACAGCATTAAATTATAATATTAATTACACAAAATCTGGTGAGATTGAAGTTGAAAAGAAATAA
- a CDS encoding citramalate synthase, protein MTNKKTKIYLYDTTLRDGGQTSFVDFTLKNKQDLALKLDLLGVDYIEGGWPGANPVDTGFFNDLPKVEKAQITAFGMTHKANLSPEEDKGFNNLLQAQIDIVTIVGKSWDFQVTEALNISLEKNLALITNSIKALRDSGKEVFFDAEHFFDGYKENRKYSMKVLETAYKAGARWLILCDTNGGTLPHEIYDICKQVTTEISGDYLGIHCHNDTDNAVANSLAAVRAGVRQIQGTLNGLGERCGNANFTSIIPTLKLKMGYDIGVSDEELKNLKRTSNYLCDILNYPYDAYAPYVGSAAFAHKGGLHASGVAKNSKSYEHIEPSLIGNNRNILISNQSGRASIVERLKELNMVLDEAKIVKLIKLVKERENIGFSYDIANASFALLAYQLQNEEPEFFKLDSYKVVSEKRLSAKGEWVTSSDAILKLEVFDKKIIHVAEGNGPVSALDQAFRKLLTQYFPVLSNSRLTDYKVRILNSDAATNAQIRVLVETIDNEGSRWTSVGVATDIIDASYMALNDSINYLLLFGKKTSN, encoded by the coding sequence ATGACTAACAAAAAAACTAAAATTTATTTATATGATACCACTTTGCGTGATGGTGGACAAACTTCATTTGTTGATTTTACACTTAAAAATAAACAAGATTTAGCGTTAAAGTTAGATTTATTAGGTGTTGATTATATAGAAGGAGGTTGGCCTGGTGCGAATCCAGTTGATACTGGTTTTTTTAATGATTTGCCTAAAGTAGAAAAAGCTCAAATTACCGCTTTTGGTATGACCCACAAAGCTAACTTATCGCCAGAAGAAGATAAAGGCTTTAATAACTTGCTTCAGGCCCAGATAGATATAGTAACTATAGTTGGCAAAAGCTGGGATTTTCAAGTTACAGAGGCATTAAATATATCATTAGAGAAAAACCTAGCTTTAATTACAAATAGTATTAAGGCCTTAAGAGATTCGGGCAAAGAAGTTTTTTTTGATGCAGAACATTTCTTTGATGGTTACAAAGAAAATAGGAAATATAGCATGAAAGTCCTAGAAACAGCTTACAAAGCGGGAGCTAGATGGTTGATTTTATGTGACACTAATGGTGGTACTTTGCCGCATGAAATATATGATATATGCAAGCAGGTAACAACAGAAATATCGGGTGATTATCTTGGTATTCATTGTCATAATGATACAGATAATGCGGTTGCAAATTCCTTGGCTGCAGTAAGAGCTGGGGTAAGGCAAATTCAAGGAACTTTAAATGGCTTAGGAGAAAGATGTGGTAATGCAAATTTTACTTCGATAATTCCTACTTTAAAATTAAAAATGGGTTATGATATTGGGGTTAGTGATGAAGAGCTCAAAAATTTAAAAAGAACTTCGAATTATCTATGTGATATTTTAAATTACCCATATGATGCCTATGCTCCTTATGTAGGCTCTGCGGCCTTTGCTCATAAAGGAGGTTTGCATGCATCGGGGGTTGCAAAAAACTCCAAAAGTTATGAGCATATAGAACCAAGCTTAATTGGTAATAATCGCAATATATTAATTTCAAATCAATCAGGTAGAGCGTCAATAGTAGAGCGTTTAAAAGAATTAAATATGGTTTTGGATGAGGCTAAAATTGTAAAATTAATTAAGCTAGTTAAAGAAAGAGAAAATATAGGTTTTTCTTATGATATTGCAAATGCAAGCTTTGCTTTGCTTGCTTATCAATTGCAAAATGAAGAGCCTGAATTTTTCAAATTAGATAGTTACAAAGTTGTAAGTGAAAAAAGATTAAGTGCAAAAGGCGAATGGGTTACATCTTCTGATGCTATTTTAAAGTTAGAAGTTTTTGATAAAAAAATCATTCATGTAGCAGAAGGAAATGGGCCAGTTTCAGCCTTAGATCAGGCATTTAGAAAATTATTAACACAATATTTCCCGGTGTTATCTAATTCTAGATTAACAGATTATAAAGTTAGAATTTTAAATTCTGATGCGGCAACTAATGCACAAATTAGGGTGTTGGTAGAAACTATAGATAATGAGGGTAGTAGATGGACATCTGTTGGAGTTGCAACGGATATTATAGATGCTTCTTATATGGCTTTAAATGATTCTATTAATTATTTATTATTATTTGGTAAGAAAACTAGCAATTAA
- the coaBC gene encoding bifunctional phosphopantothenoylcysteine decarboxylase/phosphopantothenate--cysteine ligase CoaBC has protein sequence MPSILLIVTGSIAAPKALDLCKILLKEGYNIEVILTHGAKEFVSEEMFEALAITNIFSNIFDAKMEEKIGHIELSRKSDLVLTYPASANFIAKIANGLADDLASTAILASNKKIFIAPAMNVEMWHNKIVKDNIVKIENRNIDVINPESGLLACGEIGEGRLKEPQDMYQIIENYFNLRYKLVNKNILITAGGTREKIDPVRYIGNFSSGKQGLAIAKKFREYGANVTLIAANINLHIPKNIKTLTCESAEQMSDLVHDQCKELKYDIAIFSAAVADYKVAEIAAQKIKKKQHDKLTLTLVKNPDILANISKVLYKPKVLIGFAAESENLEQNAKEKLVKKNCDYIVANNIATHEIFASDENNILFINKKESHSFAGTKERIAEFIIKNIFKVI, from the coding sequence ATGCCATCAATATTATTAATCGTAACAGGTTCAATAGCAGCACCTAAAGCTCTAGATTTATGTAAAATACTATTAAAGGAAGGTTACAATATAGAAGTTATTTTAACTCATGGAGCTAAAGAGTTTGTTTCTGAGGAAATGTTTGAAGCGTTAGCTATTACAAATATATTTAGTAATATTTTTGATGCCAAAATGGAAGAGAAAATAGGTCATATTGAATTATCAAGAAAGAGTGACTTAGTTTTGACATATCCAGCAAGCGCAAATTTTATTGCTAAAATAGCAAATGGTCTAGCAGATGATTTAGCAAGTACCGCAATTCTAGCCAGTAATAAGAAAATATTTATAGCGCCAGCTATGAATGTCGAAATGTGGCATAATAAAATAGTTAAAGATAATATTGTAAAAATAGAAAATAGAAATATTGATGTAATTAACCCCGAATCAGGCCTGCTTGCTTGTGGTGAGATTGGCGAGGGGAGATTGAAAGAGCCACAGGATATGTATCAAATTATAGAAAACTACTTTAACTTAAGATATAAATTAGTTAACAAAAATATTTTAATTACTGCGGGAGGTACAAGAGAAAAAATAGATCCAGTTAGATATATTGGTAATTTTTCTTCAGGAAAACAAGGTCTAGCTATTGCTAAGAAATTCAGAGAATATGGAGCAAATGTTACTTTAATTGCAGCCAATATTAATTTGCATATTCCAAAAAATATAAAAACTTTAACATGTGAATCAGCTGAGCAAATGTCTGATTTAGTGCATGATCAGTGTAAAGAATTGAAATATGATATAGCAATATTTAGTGCAGCAGTTGCAGATTATAAGGTTGCTGAAATAGCAGCACAAAAAATTAAAAAAAAGCAACATGATAAGCTTACTTTAACATTAGTTAAAAATCCTGATATTTTAGCTAATATAAGTAAGGTTTTATATAAACCTAAAGTTTTGATTGGTTTTGCCGCGGAAAGCGAAAATCTAGAGCAAAATGCCAAAGAAAAATTAGTTAAGAAAAATTGTGATTATATAGTTGCAAATAATATTGCTACTCATGAAATATTTGCAAGTGATGAAAATAATATTTTATTTATAAATAAAAAAGAATCCCATAGTTTTGCAGGCACTAAAGAAAGAATTGCAGAATTTATAATAAAAAATATATTTAAGGTAATTTAA
- a CDS encoding tyrosine--tRNA ligase, which yields MAKYKSELLNYLNDRGYLYQLTDPHNLDNLLSNKEVVFYTGFDLTAGSLHVGSLLPIMVIRTLQKFGHKPLILLGSATTKIGDPSGKDATRTMLDGSDIQKHKDGISKIFSRFLTAGAYELVDNGDWLNEFKYIDFLRDIGSKFSVNQMLRYESVKQRLEREQNLSFLEFNYMILQAYDFAYLRKHKDCMLQIGGSDQWGNIVNGVELNRKANQGSGEVYGLTTPLLVDNKGKKMGKTENGAIWLDSDLFSTYDYYQFFRNISDDKLGQFLRFFTELDLNEIKKLEKLEGQELNAAKEILAFEATKICHGEKAALTAKETAIKVFSEGSIGIDLPIYELKQDADISLSNIALELAVISSGGEAKRIIKGGGAKINGEKVTDPFLKINKSLFSDKKQIKISLGKKKHFLINYNF from the coding sequence ATGGCAAAATATAAATCTGAATTACTAAATTATCTGAATGATAGAGGCTATCTTTATCAACTTACTGATCCACATAATTTAGATAATTTACTTAGTAATAAAGAGGTGGTTTTTTACACAGGTTTTGATCTAACCGCGGGGTCATTGCATGTGGGAAGTTTGTTACCTATTATGGTAATTAGAACTTTACAAAAATTTGGGCATAAACCTTTAATATTGCTTGGTTCAGCCACAACTAAGATTGGTGATCCATCTGGAAAAGATGCAACTAGAACAATGTTGGATGGTTCTGATATTCAAAAGCATAAAGATGGTATTAGCAAGATTTTTTCGCGTTTCTTAACAGCAGGAGCTTATGAATTAGTTGATAATGGTGATTGGTTAAATGAGTTTAAATATATTGATTTCTTAAGAGATATTGGTAGTAAATTCTCAGTAAATCAGATGCTGCGTTACGAGTCGGTTAAGCAGCGTTTAGAGCGTGAGCAAAATTTAAGCTTTCTAGAATTTAATTATATGATTTTACAAGCATATGATTTTGCCTATTTAAGAAAACATAAAGATTGTATGTTACAAATTGGTGGTTCAGACCAGTGGGGTAATATAGTAAATGGTGTTGAATTAAATCGTAAAGCCAATCAAGGTTCGGGTGAAGTTTATGGGTTAACCACACCTTTATTAGTGGATAATAAGGGAAAAAAAATGGGTAAAACTGAAAATGGTGCTATTTGGCTTGATAGTGACTTATTTTCAACATATGATTATTACCAATTTTTCCGTAATATTTCAGATGATAAATTAGGGCAGTTTTTACGTTTTTTCACAGAGTTAGACTTAAATGAAATAAAGAAGCTTGAAAAATTAGAAGGCCAAGAATTAAATGCTGCAAAAGAAATTTTAGCTTTTGAAGCGACAAAAATTTGCCATGGAGAAAAAGCAGCATTGACAGCTAAAGAAACAGCCATAAAAGTGTTTTCTGAAGGTTCAATAGGAATCGATTTGCCAATTTATGAATTGAAACAAGATGCGGATATCTCACTCAGTAACATAGCTTTAGAGCTAGCTGTTATTTCTAGCGGTGGGGAGGCAAAAAGAATAATAAAAGGTGGTGGCGCTAAAATAAATGGCGAAAAAGTAACTGATCCATTCTTAAAAATTAATAAATCACTTTTTAGTGATAAAAAGCAGATTAAAATATCTCTAGGAAAGAAGAAGCATTTTTTAATTAATTACAATTTTTAG
- a CDS encoding integration host factor subunit beta — MEKKKILEYLAQKYPTLDYSYIESITDRFFQLIAENLRNGDRIEFRNFGIFKLKQLDERKIFNPHTKKLQSVPSKSIPFFKCSKTLHKLSA, encoded by the coding sequence ATGGAAAAGAAAAAAATACTCGAATATTTAGCACAAAAATATCCAACTTTAGACTACTCTTATATTGAATCTATTACTGATAGGTTTTTTCAATTAATTGCAGAAAATTTGAGAAATGGAGATAGAATAGAGTTTAGAAATTTTGGTATTTTTAAATTAAAGCAGTTAGATGAAAGAAAAATCTTTAATCCGCACACCAAAAAGCTGCAATCTGTACCTAGTAAATCTATACCATTCTTTAAATGTTCTAAAACATTGCATAAATTATCAGCTTAG
- a CDS encoding flavodoxin family protein — MKKIAIIYHSGFGHTTTQAKHALAGLNKVEDIEAKIFNTTEAIENLTVFEKFNAIIFGCPTYMGSVSAPFKDFMDKTSTIWMERKWHNKIAAAFTNSHSLSGDKLNTLIQLNIFAMQHGMIWIGQDELNNSKDYDAGNKQAVNRIGSFLGAMAQTENSVSLTEGDALTTKKLAIRVAEITKKLNF; from the coding sequence ATGAAGAAAATTGCAATTATATATCATAGTGGTTTTGGACATACCACAACTCAAGCAAAACATGCGTTGGCAGGGTTAAATAAAGTAGAAGATATAGAAGCTAAAATCTTTAATACGACAGAGGCTATAGAAAATCTAACAGTATTTGAAAAATTTAATGCCATAATCTTTGGCTGCCCTACTTATATGGGCTCTGTTTCTGCACCGTTTAAAGACTTTATGGATAAAACATCAACTATCTGGATGGAGCGAAAATGGCATAATAAAATAGCAGCCGCTTTTACAAATTCTCACAGCTTAAGTGGTGATAAATTAAATACACTCATACAATTAAATATATTTGCAATGCAGCATGGTATGATTTGGATTGGTCAAGATGAGCTGAATAATTCAAAAGATTATGATGCTGGCAATAAACAGGCAGTAAATCGCATTGGATCGTTTTTAGGAGCTATGGCACAAACTGAAAACAGCGTAAGCTTAACCGAAGGGGATGCATTAACAACAAAAAAATTAGCCATTAGAGTTGCAGAAATAACTAAAAAACTAAATTTTTAA